The Elgaria multicarinata webbii isolate HBS135686 ecotype San Diego chromosome 17, rElgMul1.1.pri, whole genome shotgun sequence genomic sequence TGGCTCTTTGAAGGGGCAGCAGTCAAAGGTTGCTGGTTGGTTTGTCCTTGGGGCATTCTGCTGGATGAGGAGGGACATGGCTGCCTGGCTCTGCCTTGGGGGAGCCTGGCCAGTGACTTCAGGAGTATCCAGCTGTGCCCAAGAGAGGGGGGCGTGATTCAGCAAGGACTTGGGGTACAGGGGGAGGCCAGCTAAGGCAGTGTGTGGCAGACCTTCATTGCCTGCCGTGGCAGCTGAGGGCTCCGGCTTCTTCAGCTCCTGCCTGGTTCGTTCCTTTGCCATTTTCCATCCTGGCCTCAAGCCAGAGCTGCATACATGGGCAGGggtggagggctgctgctgctcagcaCTCTGTAACGGGGCCAGTGGGCGCCTTGTGGCATGCTGCAAGGGGGGCTTGTAAATCactgcccacccccccacccccgtcctgcAGCTCCCTCATCTCCCACTAACTCGAGGAGAAGCCTCGGTCTGAAAGCCCTCCTTGTTCTTGGCCGTGTGTGCTTGTCTTGTACCCAGTGCTTCTCTCACAGCAATGACTGGCAGAACCGATAATAAGCCAGGTGCCGGGCCCACGTTCAGCTTTGTttaccctctctctccccccacgccACCGCCACCGCTTTCTTCGCTTCCCCACAGTCTGAGTCGAGGGGGAGCTGTGTGTAGCTGAAGGCCTGGAGATTAAAGACGGGGGTTTAAAAGCTCCATTGTGGTCTCTGCCCTTCGTACCGTTAAGCTCTTCTTTCTCTGCTGTCTCAGCAGCTGGCATTTGAAGAATGGTTTGCTCAACAGTTGGAAGTCAAACTGCTGGATTTGCCTGGGCCCTTTGCTTTTCTCTGCCGGCAAGTCCCATCCTGGCCATGGAGCCTCATCAGAAGTTGCCCTCACTGAAAATCTATCAGTCCATCAAAGCTGAGAATGGAAACTGGAGGGTTGAAATCCTGTTATGCTAAGAGAGCCGGGTCACTAACAGATCAGCTCAATGCAGGCTCATCCGTTGGCCACTGACCGCTGTAGTGCTGCGCTTGGTCCGTCTGTCAGAATTGCCTTTGAATGTTGCGGAGTTCTGTTCTGTACGACTGACCCTGGTTCTTCCTGAATAGGACATTTAGGCTGAACGGCTGATTGAGCAAAGCATCCAGCGGATCAGCCAGCTGCAGCATGTTGTCTGATGTGACAGAGGGGCTAGATGAGCCCGAGAACCTCTCCTacgaagaggtggaggaggatgacGGCGTCAGGTGAGCCGCCCTGCcgctggagggggggaaatgggctcTGTGTTAGGCCGAGTGCTGCTGAGTGGACTGGCGTTTGTTCAGTAACCAAGTCCGCTCCCagcagccttctcccaaagtCCCCGCAAGTGGAGGCCACGAGGCTGGGGCAGCCCTTGGGCCATCCGGCTCTATCTAATTGCCATTAAAAGCAAGGGAGCCGGTGGGGCTGAGCAGGCCGTGTTGGAAGCCTCTGCAGAGCTCTGCCGCTTGGGGTGGGGGTCCCGGCAGGAGGAGGGAGCTGGGATTCCATTGTGGCCCTTAAGCTTTGCAGGCCTGGGAAGTGGGCCCGGGAGTCGTCCCGTTTTctgcggcaggcaggcaggctggctggccaGCCCTTGAGAGCTGCCTGGGAGTGGCGTTTCCTCCCTCAGCCATGCGCCGGTGAGAGTCACCTCGGGATGCAGGGCCTGTGACCCTGAGCAGGCTGCCTGGAGCGTGCCCTGGCCTGTCTCCGAGCCGTGCCTCCACGTTAcaggccagcccccccccccccgcccgccccactTAGGCAacttctctgtctctccccacaGCCCCACAGACTTGTCTGAGCTGCTCAAAGAAGGGACCAAGGAGTCGCACGACCGTGCTGAGAACACTCAGTTCGTCAAAGATTTCCTGAAAGGGCGCATCAAGAGGGAGCTCTTCAAGGTGCGTCCAGCTCTGTGTGGCTTTTTggcgtggggggcgggggagggctgGGCTTCCAAGGAGCTGGCAGGGCCCCCGCTGGGGGCCACTGCAGCCAGGAAGGCAGCCCAGCCATTGGGGGACAgaggcctggctgctgctgctgagctgcTGCACCTGTGGTTGTGAGGAGCTCCAGGGCCGATCTCTGGGCAGGAGGACTAGGCCTGGTCCTGGGAGGGGCGTGAAGGACGTGCCGAGCCAGGGAGGCTTTGGGCATGACGGTCGGggagagcacaggagcgctcatGTTTGGGCAGGGACCACAGCTGAGTGGAGGAGCCCCATCTTTGCACGCAGAAGGGCCTGGCCGCCACCCCTGGCCTCTGCCGTTCAGGCAGTTTGTGACGGGAAAGCCCCCGACACCCCTTCCCCCgaggccttggagagctcctgccTTGGGCTGGATGGGCCAATTGCCTGAGCCTGGCACGCAGCTTCCGACGCAGCTGGCCTGGCTGCTTCGTGAGACGGAGAAGGCGCGCCCGGCGTGGGTGTCTGGGGGAGCCCGGCGTGCCTCTCCAGCCGCTGCCCCTCACGGCCGGCCCGCGTCCCCTTGCAGCTGGGCACAGTGGCCCTCTACTTCACGTACTcggccctggaggaggagatggagcgCAACAAGGACCAGCCAGCCTTCGCCCCTCTCTATTTCCCCCTGGAGCTGCACCGGAAGGAGGCCCTGGTGAAGGACCTGGAGTATTTCTATGGGGAAGGCTGGCGGGAGGCGATCCGGTGTTCGGAGGCCACGCAGTGCTACGTGGACCGCATCCACCACGTGGGCCAGCAGGAGCCGGAGCTGCTCGCGGCTCACGCCTACACCCGCTACATGGGGGACCTCTCCGGAGGGCAGGTGCTGAAGAAGGTGGCCCAGCGAGCCCTGAAGCTGCCCAGCACCGGGGAGGGGATCCAGTTCTACGTCTTTGAGAACATTTCCAACCCCCAGCAGTTCAAGCAGTTCTACAGAGCCCGGCTCAATGCCCTGGATCTGGACGGGGCGACCAAGGAGAGGGTCGTCAAGGAGGCCAACAAGGCCTTTGAGTTCAACATGCAGGTACAGAGCGGGgggggagcgagggagggagggagggaggggggaccctgcctcagcctcagccagcaccaGGGTACGGCTGCCTTGTCCTGCCCTTCCGAGGCAGCTTGCGTGGTGACAGGAGCAAGAAATGCCGGCCTGGGCAAGGAGGCGGCGGCCTGCGGTGGCTTTGGGGGCGGGAAGAGACGCCAGAGATCCATCCGCACCATGTGCCAGCATTGCTCCTCAGGGCCTCTCTGGGCGAGGTATGCTCAGGGGATGCCCCTCGCGTTCTCTCACGCAGGGGGGAGTCGCTGCCCGGCCCAgcgtggtggtggggtgggctgAGCTcggcctgccccctcctccccctccccctccccctccccctcccctctgtcctCCTTGGCTCAGGTACTGGAGGGCAGTCGGCAGCACCGGCTCCAGCCACAAGTTGGTGGCCCCTGCTGCCCCGGCTGTGGCTGAGCAGCTCTTGCAGGGAGCGGAACGTCGTCCCCCGAGTTCCCAGCTGCCCCGGCCTGCTTCGCTCCCAGGGGCAGAGCAAGTCTCGCTGCTTCGGAGGCCCTGAGTCAGGAGGCCTCGGCCTCAGCCTCGCAGGGCTTGGGCTGGGCGCTGGCTTGCCCCCGGCTGCAGCCCCAGGTGGCGTGGCGTCGGAGTTTCTGGGCAGGGCTCCAGTCAGCCTGGGCAGCGTGTCAGGCAGTGGCTCTGGCTCACAGCAGCCCTTCACCACCTCTGCAGGTTTTTGAGGAGTTGGACAAGATTGGGGCCTTGTTAACAGAAGAAGTCCAAGATGGCGGCCTCCCGGTGCATGATGGGAAAGGAGACCTGCGCAAATGCCCCTACTATGCAGCGAAGCTGGGTGAGCCTGTGCcttccgcccccccctcccctccccccccttcggCTGCCCCTTCTCTGTCTCACTGTGCTctcattcccccccaccacacagCAGCTGGCGCCGAGGGCTCCGGCTGCCCCTGCCACCTCGCGTTGGCTCTGCTGAAGCAGCCCACCGTCCAGCTGGTCCTGGCGGCCTGCGTTGCCGTGGCGGCAGGGATGGCAGCCTGGTATGTGATGTGAGGCGGACGGCACTCCGCTGCCCCTGGGTGGCAGAAGGGGACGGTGGCACTTGCACAACTGGACGGCTATTTTCCATTGACACAGGCGGAGTTCTAATTTAATTAAGGAACCATTAAACCCAAATGCACAATGAATGAGAGAATGCCTCCCTGTCTGCATACAAGGAAGGTTTGAAAGTGTTAGCTAGTAAAATAGAGCCGGGGAGCCCACCTGGGTTGTTTGCTTGGCTCCGCGGCTCGAATACCAAAGCTATGTGGGGCGCACTGGGGCCCTTTCCTGGCCACGGAGGGGGCCCCACCCTCaccctgccccctttgctttaGCTCTGTGGGTGGGCTTGAATGGTTTGTCTCCTTGGGAGCACGCTTTGCTTTTCCTAATGTCTTGgggctcagagggagggaggcagccccCCTACTTGCACCTCCGTTCACAATACCCTCCCTCTGGCGCGGGATTCCACATACCGAGTCCACGAACTGCCATCCTTTAGTTCCAGGTGTGGGCGGAACGGGGTCACTGACTTGTACATATGGGAAATGCTTCACGGTTTAGTTTTCATGTAACTTATGGATTGTGATAACACCTATGACATAATAAAATTTATACTTGGTGTCTTACGCTGTTGCATGACTTGGGGATGAACTGTTGTGACTGTCAGAGGGGCAGTCCCACTGCTCACAGAGGGGTACAGATAGGGACCCCTTGAGCATCCACTGCAATCCTCACAGACAGAGGCGGACCCCCTCCAGCCCCACAGCCAGGCATCTGAGGGGATGGGGACAGACACAAACAGCACGGTCTGTTTCATGACCGAATACTTATTGCGGAACGTACTAATGACATTGGCCTGCACTGCGGCGTTTACCTTCGAGGGAACTTTAATTGGACTGACTACAGAGGGCTTCCAGGAATCGGAGCTGGAGTGGGGACGTAAATAAGGTGCGGCCTTCTACCGCACGTGTGTGGGAGGCGTGCTCAGGAGCGAGGCCTCGGCACGGTCGGTTCCTCCATGGACATTTGCAcatgcaaggcaggcaggcaaataaGACAGGACCTAGTTCTGCGGCCAGGcctttgcccctccccctgctgGTCAGCACTGCTCAGCCGCACGGgggctccctttcccccaaaagaCGGAGCCGGAGGCAGTGCCCGCTTCCGCGCCATTTATTTTGACCAAAGGGCAACTGTTTGCCTTCCTCCTCTGACTTGGACTGACGGACCCCCCACCAGTGGCAGTGCGGCCCTCCCCACacgcctcttccccccacccccaccaatcacacacacacacacagagctttgtgGGCCTGTCTTTTATTTATATACAAACATGGAAAAGCGCCACCAGGTTATTTCTCTCGGAGTAGTAGGAGCATGAAAACTTCCTGCTGgttcaaaatgcttcacagaTGCACCAGTCACGCTCAGAACCAAGGGCTTGTGCGTGGCTGAATCCTCCCACGCAGgagcccttgggggggggggcaggcaggggggccACTAGAGAGTGGACTGGTGTCGAAGGAGGGCAAGGCCACGCACGCCGGAGGCACAAGTCGGGACGGGGCCCGGAGGGTTTGGCAAGGGGCCCGGTGGCCCCCTCTGCCTGGCCCCCCCGCGCAGCCCTCTAGGCCCATTTTGCTGTATTGCTCATCAGTGCAAGGCAGGGCGTCTGTCGAGGAATTAGTGCAAAACCAAGGAGGGGAGGGCGTGTACGGGGGTTTTCACATTTCAGTTGATCACAGTTAAGAGTTTTAATACCACAAGCAAAACACAAAAGAACTCAAGACAAGCACAGCACTGCGTAGGTTTGCCAAAGTATTTACatgcttcggggggggggggggagagatgtctCAGTACAGAGGAGCGCCTGGTCCAGCACTTGGCCTCCCCCCATGGACAAACACAAATGGGGCAGAGACCAAGCATGGGGTGCAGCCCCACTGCCACGGCAGGGGGAGCAACGGCCCGACTGACAAACGCAGCCGAGCACGGCCAGGGACGGCCTCCGTCACGGCCCCGACGGCCCTCACCCCTCCTGAAGgcgttctggggggggggggggacacagtgGCAGGCAACAGACACTCGGACCGGGGCAGCTGGCTTCTGCCCTGGCTGTGGAGGAAGCTGGTCTCCCACAACGGATGGGGCCCCACAAGAACAGAAAACGAGCCCAAAGGTCCcttgagtccagcactctgttcacacagcggccaaccagtttGTTGGCAACAAACACCCTTTTGGGCCAGTGCAAAATAAAAACACGGAGCACAAACCAAGCCAAGtacacagatttaaaaacaaaacatttttttgtaAGATTCTAGAATCTGAAAAGATTCTAAAATGTAAGAACAAAATACCCTTCAAACAAT encodes the following:
- the HMOX2 gene encoding heme oxygenase 2 isoform X1 yields the protein MLSDVTEGLDEPENLSYEEVEEDDGVSPTDLSELLKEGTKESHDRAENTQFVKDFLKGRIKRELFKLGTVALYFTYSALEEEMERNKDQPAFAPLYFPLELHRKEALVKDLEYFYGEGWREAIRCSEATQCYVDRIHHVGQQEPELLAAHAYTRYMGDLSGGQVLKKVAQRALKLPSTGEGIQFYVFENISNPQQFKQFYRARLNALDLDGATKERVVKEANKAFEFNMQVFEELDKIGALLTEEVQDGGLPVHDGKGDLRKCPYYAAKLAAGAEGSGCPCHLALALLKQPTVQLVLAACVAVAAGMAAWYVM
- the HMOX2 gene encoding heme oxygenase 2 isoform X2, whose protein sequence is MLSDVTEGLDEPENLSYEEVEEDDGVSPTDLSELLKEGTKESHDRAENTQFVKDFLKGRIKRELFKLGTVALYFTYSALEEEMERNKDQPAFAPLYFPLELHRKEALVKDLEYFYGEGWREAIRCSEATQCYVDRIHHVGQQEPELLAAHAYTRYMGDLSGGQVLKKVAQRALKLPSTGEGIQFYVFENISNPQQFKQFYRARLNALDLDGATKERVVKEANKAFEFNMQVFEELDKIGALLTEEVQDGGLPVHDGKGDLRKCPYYAAKLAGAEGSGCPCHLALALLKQPTVQLVLAACVAVAAGMAAWYVM